From a region of the Mercurialis annua linkage group LG1-X, ddMerAnnu1.2, whole genome shotgun sequence genome:
- the LOC126688274 gene encoding uncharacterized protein LOC126688274: MGDQDQSSAAYIHMVHHLIEECIVFNMTKEECMQALSKHANINPLITSTVWNELEKENKEFFESYKKKKEERSDKAEEPKHDC; the protein is encoded by the exons ATGGGTGATCAAGATCAATCTTCTGCTGCTTATATTCACATG GTGCACCACCTTATAGAAGAGTGCATCGTATTCAACATGACCAAAGAAGAGTGCATGCAAGCTCTTTCCAAGCATGCTAATATCAACCCTCTCATCACTTCCACAG TGTGGAATGAGTTGGAGAAAGAGAACAAGGAGTTTTTCGAGTCctataagaagaaaaaagaagaaagaagtGACAAAGCAGAAGAGCCAAAGCATGATTGCTGA
- the LOC126688266 gene encoding GDSL esterase/lipase At1g28650-like, with the protein MNLSTFIINFIIVSFISNTYGADLTSCKLDAIYQFGDSLSDTGNSIVEVPQAYHARLPYGETIGKATGRPSDGLLMIDYTAQSAGLPLLEPYENPNSTFSHGADFSVAGVTALSKETLMKLNLSLGFSNTSLEVQIESMKKLLSTICNNARDCQEKLKSSLFIVGIGGNDYGRAFQRGDSVYEVNKTIVPLVVAAIEDSIQKIINFGARRIIVTGSYPIGCSPAYLTMFSNTSTTKDSFGCLKDYNDIFFNHGVGLKIAVEKATKANPNVTIVFSDLYNALLSVIKDRSTLGLTSYQNACCGTGGKYNVTLGQLDKMCGAKDIPVCPNPKEYLFWDEWHFTHQANKALFDFLLTEMLPKLQCTS; encoded by the exons ATGAATCTTTCTACTTTTATCATCAACTTCATAATCGTTTCATTTATTTCAAATACTTATGGGGCAGATCTTACATCTTGTAAACTTGATGCTATATATCAATTTGGCGATTCGTTATCAGATACTGGAAACTCAATAGTAGAAGTTCCTCAAGCTTATCATGCTCGATTACCTTATGGTGAAACAATTGGTAAAGCAACTGGAAGACCTTCAGATGGATTGCTAATGATCGACTATACAG CACAATCAGCCGGTCTTCCTTTGCTTGAACCATATGAAAATCCAAATTCAACATTCAGTCATGGGGCAGATTTTTCAGTGGCTGGTGTCACAGCTTTATCAAAAGAAACTCTAATGAAATTAAATCTTAGTCTTGGTTTTTCCAATACTTCGCTTGAAGTACAAATTGAATCCATGAAAAAACTTCTCTCAACCATATGTAACAACGCCAGAG ATTGTCAAGAGAAATTGAAATCTTCCCTTTTTATTGTGGGAATTGGAGGAAATGACTATGGTCGTGCATTTCAGAGAGGTGACAGCGTTTATGAAGTAAATAAAACAATCGTACCTTTAGTTGTGGCAGCCATTGAAGATTCTATTCAA aaaataattaattttggtgCTCGTCGAATCATTGTTACCGGATCCTACCCAATAGGTTGCTCGCCAGCGTACTTGACAATGTTTTCAAATACTTCTACCACTAAAGATTCATTTGGATGTTTGAAGGATTataatgatatattttttaatcatgGCGTTGGTCTTAAAATAGCTGTCGAGAAAGCGAcaaaagcaaatccaaatgtaaccATTGTTTTCAGTGATCTATATAATGCATTACTTTCGGTCATCAAAGATCGTTCAACTCTTG GATTAACTTCATATCAAAATGCTTGTTGTGGCACTGGAGGTAAATATAATGTTACTCTAGGCCAACTTGATAAGATGTGTGGAGCTAAAGATATACCAGTTTGTCCGAATCCTAAAGAATATTTATTTTGGGATGAATGGCATTTTACTCATCAAGCTAACAAGgctttatttgattttcttttaacGGAGATGTTGCCTAAACTTCAGTGTACTAGTTGA